The Bombus terrestris chromosome 16, iyBomTerr1.2, whole genome shotgun sequence genome includes a region encoding these proteins:
- the LOC100651979 gene encoding protein brambleberry isoform X1: MVYIRLLVLLLMSITCEGDYASVFKWIWGKDTDDTTVLVADGVPLISIPYESMTEDEKFLQEAAKFTEIQVSSPLETCQHKVIMKIKTSCSGLSEEQLAKLSVNLLNCQSAVEGRKIFPCTEEMSLKQCTTDMDADMWNAYHLMSNRARAVCYAARSTQFRALTELTVNKLMQTAHTQIKTLSSLKEGQDRLEEQTVEALSSLSDGNKALLEQQKRLKDAQASAHNLVTTNLRELNNEKALIRSGHAQLAAMADDIRKKLEEANKNLEQQAIERSENHKEILEDLLNIQLQAQLIWDKIESSTDRIFAQHEAALVQYEQTLQKLGQINDTIQYIWNITNTMHTEIDEKLNWLTNYIGDTGEQMHRIYRISLHIIYLLFAMIIAAFLHAPLLTRITILGLVPLNLVSFLKHGMDACLDFVSMSVLIFLITMMHFLMVGIQRLFGARRRETRSDPIQTINRNSHVNSTAEYVSSSYITLSRHLSISFYTNLKRSTRKIYSFVRYQINRSIQKFSSLIQAITSWSKQRLIPREELTCSYTSSRRNREDLVYNYEQEHPSMSEDNTYFEHSNLTNESNGSIDNPDLLLDANDLRRRLNRIENSASRSSYSRQQSPSRSISSTSSKVICNGITLSGRRCRSYAIGGPYCSKHSF, translated from the exons CAAAGTTTACAGAAATTCAAGTGTCATCACCTTTAGAAACTTGCCAACACAAAGTTATTATGAAGATTAAAACCTCTTGCTCTGGGTTGAGTGAGGAACAACTTGCCAAATTGAGTGTTAATCTTTTGAATTGTCAGTCTGCAGTGGAGGgcagaaaaatatttccatgtaCTGAGGAAAtg TCGCTAAAACAATGTACCACAGATATGGATGCAGATATGTGGAATGCATATCATTTAATGAGTAACAGAGCCAGAGCAGTTTGTTATGCAGCTCGCAGTACTCAATTTCGTGCTCTTACAGAATTGACTGTGAACAAATTAATGCAAACTGCGCACACACAAATTAAGACACTGAGTTCATTAAAA gAAGGTCAAGATCGTCTAGAAGAACAGACTGTAGAAGCTCTATCGTCTTTGTCAGACGGTAATAAAGCGTTATTAGAACAGCAAAAGCGTTTAAAAGATGCACAAGCATCAGCTCATAATCTCGTGACAACAAATTTAAGAGAATTAAACAACGAAAAAGCTTTGATTCGATCTGGACACGCACAACTTGCGGCAATGGCAGACGATATCAGAAAGAAATTAg AAGAggcaaataaaaatttggaGCAACAAGCTATCGAACGTAGCGAAAACCATAAAGAAATACTAGAGGATTTATTAAACATTCAATTACAAGCACAATTGATCTGGGATAAAATAGAATCTAGTACAGATCGAATTTTCGCACAACATGAAGCAGCGCTTGTTCAATATGAACAAACTTTACAAAAATTAGGTCAAATTAATGACACTATTCAATATATTTGGAATATAACAAATACTATGCATACAGAGATAGATGAGAAGCTTAATTGGTTGACCAATTACATTGGTGATACTG GAGAACAAATGCATCGAATATATCGTATAAGCTTgcacattatttatttattatttgccaTGATAATTGCTGCATTCCTTCATGCACCACTGCTAACTAGAATCACTATTCTGGGACTTGTACCATTAAACTTAGTATCTTTCTTGAAGCATGGCATGGATGCTTGTTTGGACTTTGTATCAATGagtgtattaatatttttaatcacaaTGA tgCATTTCCTAATGGTTGGAATTCAACGTTTATTTGgtgcaagaagaagagaaacCCGGTCAGATCCGATTCAAACCATCAACAGAAATAGTCATGTAAATAGTACCGCAGAATATGTTTCTTCTTCTTACATTACTCTATCACGTCACCTTTCAATATCTTTCTACACAAATTTGAAGAGGAGTACACGGAAAATTTATAGTTTTGTCCGTTACCAAATAAACCGATCTATCC AAAAGTTTAGTTCACTGATACAAGCAATAACTTCGTGGAGTAAGCAAAGATTAATACCACGCGAGGAATTAACCTGTTCGTATACTTCCTCCAGGAGAAATCGCGAAGATCTTGTTTATAATTACGAGCAAGAGCATCCAAGTATGTCCGAAGATAATACATACTTTGAACATTCAAATTTAACGAATGAAAGCAACGGAAGTATCGATAACCCTGATCTTCTACTCGATGCCAATGATCTAAGACGAAGGTTAAACAGAATTGAAAATTCTGCCAGCAGGTCTTCTTATTCTCGTCAACAATCACCCTCCAGAAG TAtttcttcaacatcatcgaaagtGATATGTAATGGCATAACGCTAAGCGGCAGAAGGTGTCGGTCATATGCAATAGGTGGTCCTTATTGCAGCAAACATTCCTTTTGA
- the LOC100652101 gene encoding uncharacterized protein LOC100652101: MVRSKENVEKVRTSQRSYMELRSMSRRSPPYTHNEQRFMNSQNACTTKKQNGLSKIKVEEEDNSTTVIVRDVCVFPKCKYFVYPVCGFLICFLCIVWISLVFPYPMHASCIVKWKFGDPCKYVMQKFRSQILNWSSCVNCGPRGGRCLYTLKEPKPSESNIIKAIHLAPNLKITETIKIDFDEINKTCVATGESVSNEWFRIFDYGTNYCNLHNLVTEIGFDKSSKFLELTTNAVCTQYNMAVCD, translated from the exons ATGGTCAGGTCGAAAGAAAACGTGGAAAAGGTCAGAACGTCGCAAAGATCATATATGGAGCTCAGGTCAATGTCGAGACGATCACCACCTTACACGCATAACGAACAGAGGTTCATGAACTCGCAGAATGCCTGCACGACAAAGAAACAAAATG GTTTAAGTAAAATCAAAGTAGAGGAGGAGGACAATTCAACAACAGTGATAGTTAGAGATGTATGTGTCTTTCCAAAATGTAAATACTTTGTCTACCCTGTCTGTGGGTTCCTGATATGCTTCCTCTGTATTGTTTGGATCAGCCTCGTGTTCCCTTATCCTATGCATGCTTCTTGTATTGTAAAATG gaaATTTGGTGATCCATGCAAGTATGTTATGCAGAAATTTAGGAGTCAGATACTTAATTGGTCGTCCTGCGTGAATTGTGGCCCACGTGGTGGTAGATGTCTATATaca CTCAAGGAACCAAAACCAAGTGAGAGTAACATAATTAAAGCTATTCATCTTGCTCCAAATTTGAAGATTACGGAAACCATCAAAATtgattttgatgaaattaacAAAACTTGCGTAGCAAcg GGAGAATCCGTGTCAAATGAATGGTTCAGGATTTTCGATTATGGCACAAATTACTGCAATTTGCATAATTTAGTAACCGAGATTGGTTTTGATAAAAGTTCGAAGTTTTTGGAATTGACAACCAATGCAGTTTGCACGCAATACAATATGGCAGTTTGTGACTGA